The following proteins are co-located in the Apium graveolens cultivar Ventura chromosome 5, ASM990537v1, whole genome shotgun sequence genome:
- the LOC141724563 gene encoding glycerophosphocholine acyltransferase 1-like produces the protein MSGNEDNGMEDSNGDSFGKVKQRFKDRTKKVAETKEMLSKQAVKSREMLSKQAVKSKELLSKQAHKIAKQAEEHERFINKVTHFLGVIAFGTFCFLLGARPQDIRHVYCLFYLIFVPLRWIYYRYKKWHYYLLDFCYYANTIFLIMLLFYPENEKLFMVTFSFAEGPLAWALIVWRCSLVFSSVDKLVSVLIHLLPGLVFFTVRWWDPAFFEAMHPEGTVRRASWPYVEDRSYLWSWLFVVPLAAYSIWQVLYFLIVNVLRHQRLLRDPEVMTSYRELSKKAQKANNLWWRLSGLLGDQNRMFMYILLQAVFTVATMALTVPIFLSYELHCIFQILKVSASVWNGGNFLLEVMPRQAVLKEKKKSGMQPIQTQEAQFLAAPVPAEAPPTTVDGVAMAGTPF, from the exons ATGTCAGGCAACGAGGATAATGGCATGGAAGACAGTAATGGTGATTCTTTCGGCAAGGTCAAACAAAGGTTCAAGGATCGAACCAAG AAAGTTGCTGAAACCAAGGAGATGTTGTCAAAGCAAGCAGTTAAAAGCAGAGAGATGTTGTCCAAACAAGCTGTTAAAAGCAAAGAGCTGTTGTCTAAACAAGCTCATAAGATTGCCAAACAGGCCGAGGAACATGAACGTTTCATCAATAAG GTGACTCATTTCCTGGGAGTTATTGCATTTGGAACTTTTTGCTTTCTTTTGGGTGCAA GACCTCAAGACATCCGCCACGTGTACTGCTTGTTCTACCTCATCTTTGTTCCCCTTCGATGGATCTATTACCGATACAAAAAATGGCATTATTATCTTCTG GATTTTTGCTACTATGCTAATACAATCTTCTTGATCATGCTTCTGTTTTATCCTGAAAATGAAAAGCTTTTCATGGTGACCTTCTCATTTGCTGAG GGACCGCTTGCATGGGCATTGATTGTTTGGCGTTGTAGCTTAGTGTTTAGTTCTGTCGACAAATTAGTAAGCGTCCTAATACATCTTCTACCTG GATTGGTATTTTTCACAGTCCGGTGGTGGGATCCAGCGTTCTTCGAGGCTATGCATCCTGAAGGGACAGTTCGAAGAGCTTCATGGCCCTATGTAGAGGACAGATCTTATCTGTGGTCCTGGCTCTTCGTTGTCCCATTGGCTGCTTACAGCATATGGCAAGTTCTCTACTTTCTGATTGTCAATGTCCTTCGTCATCAGAGGCTGTTAAGAGATCCTGAGGTCATGACTTCTTACAG GGAGCTCTCTAAGAAAGCACAGAAAGCAAACAACTTATGGTGGCGATTAAGTGGTTTACTTGGTGATCAGAATCGGATGTTTATGTATATCCTCCTCCAAGCAGTGTTCACCGTGGCGACCATGGCACTGACGGTGCCTATATTCTTGTCATATGAACTGCATTGTATATTCCAAATTCTCAAAGTTTCTGCGTCTGTATGGAATGGAGGAAATTTTCTGTTGGAAGTAATGCCAAGACAGGCAGTTTTGAAGGAGAAAAAAAAATCAGGGATGCAGCCAATACAAACTCAAGAAGCCCAATTTTTAGCTGCACCAGTTCCAGCTGAAGCTCCTCCAACAACAGTGGATGGCGTTGCAATGGCTGGAACCCCATTTTAG